A region of the Leeuwenhoekiella sp. MAR_2009_132 genome:
CCGGCTAATTTTGAAGCCCCATAAACCGTAGTCGGTGCGGTATGAGCATCAACCTGATAAGGTTTTGAGTCCTGCCCATTAAATACGTAATCTGTTGAAATATGAATAAGTTTTACATCATATTTTTCGCAATAGGTAGTGAGGTTCTGAACACCATCTCTGTTTATCAAATAAGCATTTTCCTGCTCACTTTCAGCTAAATCTACGTGTGTATATGCAGCTGTATTAATGATCACATCTGGGTTAAAACGCTGAAGATATCTTTGTAAGCTTTTAGCATCTGTAATATCTAATGCTTGACGATCTGCGTAGTGCATCACATAATTAAAATCTACTGAAGCTTGCTGTATACACTCTCCCAACTGACCAGAAGCACCTGTAACTAGAACCTTTAGTGATTTATTAGACATACATTTTATCTATTACAGATCGAAAATCAAGACCTTGAGTATCTTTATCGGAAAGGTTAAATGCTATATTTTCTGGCCAATTATTAACAAAGTTAGGATCGTCAAATTTTAAAGTAAGTTCAAACTGCGGATTGTAATAATTATCACAACTGTAGGTAAATAACGTATCTTCTTCTAAAACTAAAAAGCCGTGTGCAAAATTGCGCGGTACAAATAATTGTCTTTGGTTGCTTTCATTAAGTTCTATCGCATAACTTTTGCCAAATGTAGGCTCCTCTTTTCTCAAATCTACAACCATATCAAGAACACTTCCCTGAATGACGCGTATTAACTTTGCCTGACTGTAATCTCCAGTTTGCAAATGCATACCTCTCAAAACATTTTTCTGAGATTTTGATTGATTTTGCTGTACAAAATTGGGTTTTAAGCCTGTATGTTCTAAAAAGGTATTCGCATTAAAGGCCTCAAAAAAATAGCCTCTGGAATCCCCAAAAACTTTTGGCTCCATTAACCAAAGGTCTTTAAACCCTGTCTCTATAAATTGCATTAAACTAATGTTTTTAAATAAGCACCGTAAGCAGATTTGCCGTAATTAGAAGCTATTGCAGCCACTTGTTCTTTAGTTATAAAATTCATCAACAAAGCTACCTCTTCTATACAACCTATTTTGTATTGCTGACGATGTTCTATTGCCTTTACAAAGTCTGTTGCTTCATTCAACGAGTCTATAGTGCCCGTGTCAAACCAAGTCATACCCCGAATCATTATCGCCACCTGAAGCTCTTCTAATTCAAGATATCGATTTTGAATACTTGTTATTTCTACCTCTCCCCGTTTTGATGGTTTTACCTCTTTAGCAAAAGCGACTGCTCTGTTATCAAAGAAATACAAACCCGGAATAGCATACTTAGACTTAGGCAGTTCGGGCTTTTCTTCAATCGAAAGTACTTTACCTTGCTCATCAAATTCTACAATTCCGTATCTGTTAGGATCTTTTACCGGATATGCAAAAATAGCACCGCCTTTAATCTGAGTTTGGTCTTGTAATAGTTTACTGAGTCCGCTTCCGTAGAAAATATTATCTCCTAAAATAAGAGCTACAGAATCACCTCCTATAAAATCTGCTCCTATTATAAATGCTTCTGCTAAACCATTAGGTTGTTCTTGTATGGCATACTCAAATTGGCATCCTAAAGATGAACCATCCCCTAACAGATTTTTAAATGCTGCCTGATCTTGCGGTGTAGTAATGATTAATATTTCCTGAATTCCGGCTAACATTAAAGTGGAAAGCGGATAATAGATCATAGGCTTATCATAAACGGGAAGTAATTGCTTACTAACAGCGACGGTAAGTGGATATAAACGAGTTCCGGAGCCTCCGGCTAATATAATTCCTTTCATAAAATCTTATTAGGCGTTTAAATAATGGGCATCATAATACTGCTGATAATTACCACTGGTCACATTTTCTAACCAGCTGGAATTGGAAAGATACCAATCTACAGTTAAACGCAAACCTTCTTCAAAAGTTACCGAAGGCTCCCAATCTAACGCCTCTTTAATTTTAGTTGCATCAATGGCATAGCGTTTATCATGTCCCGGTCTATCTTTAACGTAGGTAATGAGCTGTTCACTAGTACCGGCGGGATTATTTAACTTCTCATCCATTATTTTGCAAAGTAATTTTACAAGATCTATATTTTTCCACTCATTAAAACCGCCTATATTATAGGTTTCTTTTAATGTTCCGTTAGTAAAAACCTGTTCTATAGCTAATGCGTGATCTACCACATAAAGCCAATCTCGTGTGTAATCGCCATCACCATAAACGGGTAAAGCTTTTTTATGTATACAGTTATTAATAAATAACGGAATCAATTTTTCTGGAAACTGATTTTGACCATAATTATTACTACAATTCGTTATAATATACGGTAAATTATAGGTTTCCCCATAGGCCCGTACAAAATGGTCTGAACCTGCTTTTGAAGCACTATAGGGTGAATTAGGATCGTAGGCTGTAGTCTCTGTAAATAAGCCTTCTGCGCCTAAAGAACCATAAACCTCATCTGTACTAATATGATAAAATAGATTTTCAGTAAACGGAGCCTGCCAAAACTTGAGACAGGTATTAAGCAAATTTACGGTGCCTATTATATTCGTTTTTACAAATATTAAAGGATCTTTAATAGAGCGATCTACGTGAGACTCTGCTGCCAGATGAATTACCCTGTCAAATTTATAGGTTGCAAATAAAGCATCTAGATTTTCTAAATCATTAATATCTGCCTTAATAAAGGTGTAATTAGGAGCATTTTCTATATCCCTCAAATTCTCAAGATTGCCCGCATAGGTAAGTGCATCAAGATTATAAATATGATCCTGAGGTCTATTATTTACAAAAAGTCTAACTACGTGCGAGCCAATAAAACCTGCGCCTCCAGTGACTAAAATATTCATAATCGCTCTTTTACTAATTGAAAAATTCGTTGTGCCGCCTTGCCATCTCCGTAAGGATTATGTGCCTGACTCATTTGGTTATAGACGGTCTTGTTGTTTAGCAAAGTTAGAATTCCTTCTTTTAATTTTTCAGGATCTGTACCTACTAACAATACGGTGCCGGCTGTTACGGCTTCGGGACGCTCTGTCGTATCACGAGTTACTAAAACCGGCTTACCCAATCCCGGCGCTTCTTCCTGCACGCCGCCACTATCTGTAACAATAAAATGAGCCTTATTCATAAGCCAAACAAAGTCAGGATAAGCTAAGGGGTTTATTAATGAAATATTAGCAATACCACTTAGGACTTCAGACACCACACTTTGTACATTAGGATTTAAATGTACCGGGTAAACCAGATGAATATCTGTCCTGCTTAATGCTATTTCTTTAAATACTTCGCAAATACTGCGCATTCCCGATCCAAAATTCTCGCGACGATGTCCTGTAATTACAATTAGTTTCTTGTCTAAAAACGGAATATCTTTTGCAAATGATGGCGTCTCTTGTTCTACTTTACGCACGGTAGTATGCAGAGCATCAATAACAGTATTACCGGTTACAAAGATGTTTTCTTCTTTTATATTTTCGGCTAGTAAATTTGATTTTGAAAGTTGCGTAGGTGCAAAATGAAAGTCGGTAAGTCTGCCGGTAATTTGGCGGTTCATTTCTTCGGGAAACGGAGAATGTTTATTAAACGTACGTAATCCCGCCTCAATGTGTCCCACTTTTGCCCCCGCATAGAAAGCAGCCAGACTTGCCGCCATTGTAGTCGTAGTGTCACCGTGTACAAAAACAAGATTCGGTTTAAAATCTTCTAATGGGTTTTTAAGCGATTCTAAAACTCTGGAAGTTAAACTGTATAAATCCTGATTTTTTCGCATTAAATCCAAATCATAATCGGGTACAATTTCAAAAAAATCAAGAACCTGATCCAGCATTTCCCGATGCTGAGCGGTAATACACACTTTAGTTTTAAAAAACGCTGCATTCTTAAAAGCTGCAATTACCGGAGCCATTTTTATAGCTTCGGGTCTGGTGCCAAAAACAAAAAGAACGCGTTTTTTATCCTTAGAGTCTTCCATCTACTCCCTCTTTTAAAAAGCCTTTAACATCATACACCACGGCGTTATCTGCTTTTAGGACTTCGATATCCAGACTTTCAAATTCGGTATGTCCTACCGCAAGAACAATAGCTTGAAAACGTTTATTTGGTAACTCCTTTAAAAGTTCAAAACCGTATTCTTTTTTAACTAAATGCGCATCTGCCTGTGGGTCAAACACCGAAACATTTGCACCATATTCCTTTAAATCCTTTATAATATCTATTACGCGCGTATTGCGTACATCTGGGCAATTTTCTTTAAATGTAATTCCTAAAATAAGAATCTCGCTGTTTTTTAATTTGATATCCTTCTGAGCCATCAATTTGACAACCTGCGAAGCTACATAAGGCCCCATACTATCATTAAGCTTACGCCCCGCGAGTATAATTTCTGGGTGATACCCTACCTGCATTGCTTTTTGAGCCAAATAATAGGGATCAACCCCTATACAATGACCACCTACAAGACCAGGCTTAAACGGAAGAAAATTCCATTTTGTACCGGCAGCTTCTAAAACCTCTTGCGTATCTATATTGAGAAGATTAAAAATTTTAGCAAGTTCATTTACAAATGCGATATTAATATCCCGTTGTGAGTTTTCAATAACCTTAGCAGCTTCTGCAACTTTAATAGAGGCTGCTTTAAAAGTACCTGCAGTAATGACCGAGGCATATAGCGCATCAATTTTACTGGCGA
Encoded here:
- the rfbC gene encoding dTDP-4-dehydrorhamnose 3,5-epimerase, with product MQFIETGFKDLWLMEPKVFGDSRGYFFEAFNANTFLEHTGLKPNFVQQNQSKSQKNVLRGMHLQTGDYSQAKLIRVIQGSVLDMVVDLRKEEPTFGKSYAIELNESNQRQLFVPRNFAHGFLVLEEDTLFTYSCDNYYNPQFELTLKFDDPNFVNNWPENIAFNLSDKDTQGLDFRSVIDKMYV
- the rfbA gene encoding glucose-1-phosphate thymidylyltransferase RfbA, whose protein sequence is MKGIILAGGSGTRLYPLTVAVSKQLLPVYDKPMIYYPLSTLMLAGIQEILIITTPQDQAAFKNLLGDGSSLGCQFEYAIQEQPNGLAEAFIIGADFIGGDSVALILGDNIFYGSGLSKLLQDQTQIKGGAIFAYPVKDPNRYGIVEFDEQGKVLSIEEKPELPKSKYAIPGLYFFDNRAVAFAKEVKPSKRGEVEITSIQNRYLELEELQVAIMIRGMTWFDTGTIDSLNEATDFVKAIEHRQQYKIGCIEEVALLMNFITKEQVAAIASNYGKSAYGAYLKTLV
- the rfbB gene encoding dTDP-glucose 4,6-dehydratase yields the protein MNILVTGGAGFIGSHVVRLFVNNRPQDHIYNLDALTYAGNLENLRDIENAPNYTFIKADINDLENLDALFATYKFDRVIHLAAESHVDRSIKDPLIFVKTNIIGTVNLLNTCLKFWQAPFTENLFYHISTDEVYGSLGAEGLFTETTAYDPNSPYSASKAGSDHFVRAYGETYNLPYIITNCSNNYGQNQFPEKLIPLFINNCIHKKALPVYGDGDYTRDWLYVVDHALAIEQVFTNGTLKETYNIGGFNEWKNIDLVKLLCKIMDEKLNNPAGTSEQLITYVKDRPGHDKRYAIDATKIKEALDWEPSVTFEEGLRLTVDWYLSNSSWLENVTSGNYQQYYDAHYLNA
- the wecB gene encoding non-hydrolyzing UDP-N-acetylglucosamine 2-epimerase; this translates as MEDSKDKKRVLFVFGTRPEAIKMAPVIAAFKNAAFFKTKVCITAQHREMLDQVLDFFEIVPDYDLDLMRKNQDLYSLTSRVLESLKNPLEDFKPNLVFVHGDTTTTMAASLAAFYAGAKVGHIEAGLRTFNKHSPFPEEMNRQITGRLTDFHFAPTQLSKSNLLAENIKEENIFVTGNTVIDALHTTVRKVEQETPSFAKDIPFLDKKLIVITGHRRENFGSGMRSICEVFKEIALSRTDIHLVYPVHLNPNVQSVVSEVLSGIANISLINPLAYPDFVWLMNKAHFIVTDSGGVQEEAPGLGKPVLVTRDTTERPEAVTAGTVLLVGTDPEKLKEGILTLLNNKTVYNQMSQAHNPYGDGKAAQRIFQLVKERL
- a CDS encoding nucleotide sugar dehydrogenase, which translates into the protein MRLGIIGLGYVGLPLARLFATRYSVVGFDINTSRIEALKTGYDHTGELDAYVLTSVLKQTNTEECGLYCTASPDDLANVSVFIVTVPTPIDQNNTPDLTPLIKASELVATFLKEDDIVIYESTVYPGVTEEICIPILEKISGLRYNEHFYAGYSPERINPGDKTHTVDKIRKVTSGSTEEIASKIDALYASVITAGTFKAASIKVAEAAKVIENSQRDINIAFVNELAKIFNLLNIDTQEVLEAAGTKWNFLPFKPGLVGGHCIGVDPYYLAQKAMQVGYHPEIILAGRKLNDSMGPYVASQVVKLMAQKDIKLKNSEILILGITFKENCPDVRNTRVIDIIKDLKEYGANVSVFDPQADAHLVKKEYGFELLKELPNKRFQAIVLAVGHTEFESLDIEVLKADNAVVYDVKGFLKEGVDGRL